A genomic window from Rattus norvegicus strain BN/NHsdMcwi chromosome 9, GRCr8, whole genome shotgun sequence includes:
- the Arrdc5 gene encoding arrestin domain-containing protein 5 — translation MSVVKSIEVVLPQDAVYLAGSNIDGQVVLTLNSTLVDPVVKVELVGRGYVEWNEEIGETRDYSRDVICNNKADYVHKTKTFPIKDNWLRAGSHTFDFHFNLPPRLPSTFNSKIGHISYFVQALCMGREHILAKKRLYLLVQGISEFRQRNLSENPLSVEAEKKVSYNCCSRGWVSLHVQMSKNTFVPGEKVTFTSEIRNHTGKYIKTVVFALYAHVQYEGFTPSAERRRRADSSELLRQMANARIPAFNSTTVVSAFNLPLVLSVSSGSQENEIMRTSYELVVTIHLPWSLSTVKAGLPIIITSAREDKANCPQVNELPYEDHLV, via the exons ATGTCTGTGGTGAAGTCCATCGAGGTAGTGCTGCCCCAAGATGCAGTCTACCTGGCCGGCTCGAACATAGACGGGCAGGTGGTCCTCACCCTCAACAGCACCCTCGTGGACCCCGTCGTGAAGGTGGAGCTTGTTGGTAGGGGTTATGTTGAGTGGAATGAAGAAATCGGAGAGACCCGTGATTATAGTAGAGATGTTATTTGCAATAATAAGGCAGATTatgtacataaaacaaaaacattcccaATAAAAG ATAATTGGTTAAGGGCAGGCAGCCACACCTTTGACTTCCATTTCAACTTACCTCCCAGGCTCCCATCCACCTTCAACAGTAAGATCGGCCACATCTCCTACtttgtgcaggccctgtgcatgggCCGGGAGCATATCCTGGCCAAGAAGAGGCTGTACCTGCTGGTCCAAGGGATTTCTGAATTCCGCCAGCGGAATCTAAGTGAG AACCCACTGTCTgtagaagctgagaagaaggtgtcaTACAACTGCTGCAGCCGGGGCTGGGTGAGCTTGCATGTGCAGATGAGCAAGAACACCTTCGTGCCCGGCGAGAAGGTGACATTCACATCAGAGATCCGCAATCACACGGGCAAGTACATCAAGACTGTGGTGTTCGCCCTCTATGCCCATGTGCAGTATGAGGGCTTCACGCCAAGTGCTGAGAGGCGCCGGCGGGCAGACAGCAGTGAGTTGCTGCGACAGATGGCCAATGCACGGATTCCAGCTTTCAACAGCACCACAGTGGTTAGCGCCTTCAACCTGCCCCTGGTTTTGTCTGTGAGCAGTGGCTCCCAGGAGAACGAGATCATGAGGACCAGCTATGAGCTTGTAGTCACTATCCACCTCCCCTGGTCCTTGTCAACGGTCAAAGCCGGGCTCCCCATAATCATCACCAGTGCCAGGGAAGACAAGGCCAACTGTCCCCAGGTGAATGAGTTACCATATGAGGATCATCTGGTTTGA
- the Arrdc5 gene encoding arrestin domain-containing protein 5 isoform X2 — translation MSQRSLQQGTQGIWVILRGGGECLSPAQLPMSVVKSIEVVLPQDAVYLAGSNIDGQVVLTLNSTLVDPVVKVELVGRGYVEWNEEIGETRDYSRDVICNNKADYVHKTKTFPIKDNWLRAGSHTFDFHFNLPPRLPSTFNSKIGHISYFVQALCMGREHILAKKRLYLLVQGISEFRQRNLKPTVCRS, via the exons ATGTCACAGAGGTCACTACAGCAAGGAACCCAAGGGATCTGGGTGATactcaggggagggggagaatgtCTCTCCCCCGCCCAACTTCCCATGTCTGTGGTGAAGTCCATCGAGGTAGTGCTGCCCCAAGATGCAGTCTACCTGGCCGGCTCGAACATAGACGGGCAGGTGGTCCTCACCCTCAACAGCACCCTCGTGGACCCCGTCGTGAAGGTGGAGCTTGTTGGTAGGGGTTATGTTGAGTGGAATGAAGAAATCGGAGAGACCCGTGATTATAGTAGAGATGTTATTTGCAATAATAAGGCAGATTatgtacataaaacaaaaacattcccaATAAAAG ATAATTGGTTAAGGGCAGGCAGCCACACCTTTGACTTCCATTTCAACTTACCTCCCAGGCTCCCATCCACCTTCAACAGTAAGATCGGCCACATCTCCTACtttgtgcaggccctgtgcatgggCCGGGAGCATATCCTGGCCAAGAAGAGGCTGTACCTGCTGGTCCAAGGGATTTCTGAATTCCGCCAGCGGAATCTAA AACCCACTGTCTgtagaagctga
- the Plin3 gene encoding perilipin-3: protein MSSNGTEAPAEEVQAAVEDPTMQPSVVGRVANLPLISSTCGMVSAAYTSTKESYPHVRTVCDVAEKGVKTLTTAAVSRAQPILSKLEPQIVTANKYAHQGLDRLQESLPILQQPTEKVLADTKELVSSTVSGAREMVSSSVSGAKDTVATRVTGAVDVTCGAVKSSVDMTKSAMTSGVQSIMGSRVGQMVISGVDRVLVKSEAWADNRLPLTDTELALIATSPEGADMASLQQQRQERSYFVRLGSLSERLRNQAYEHSLGKLCNVRQSAQDALQQLAHVLSLMESVKQGVDQRLEEGQEKLHQMWLTWNQKTPQDAEKDPSKPEQVEAQALSVFRDIAQQLQSTCVALGASIQGLPSHVREQAQQARSQVDDLQATFSGIHSFQDLTASVLAQTREHIARARDALEHTVEYVAQNTPAMWLVGPFAPGITEKAPEEK from the exons ATGTCTAGCAATGGGACAGAAGCTCCTGCTGAAGAAGTTCAGGCTGCTGTGGAGGATCCTACCATGCAG CCTAGTGTGGTGGGCCGTGTTGCCAACCTGCCTCTCATCAGTTCCACATGTGGGATGGTGAGTGCTGCCTACACCTCCACCAAGGAGAGCTACCCCCACGTCAGGACGGTGTGCGACGTGGCTGAGAAAGGGGTCAAGACCCTCACCACAGCTGCGGTCAGCAGGGCGCAACCCATCCTGTCCAAGCTGGAGCCCCAGA TTGTGACAGCCAACAAGTATGCACACCAAGGGCTGGATAGACTGCAGGAGAGTCTGCCCATCCTCCAGCAGCCCACTGAGAAG GTTTTGGCGGATACTAAGGAACTGGTGTCATCAACAGTGTCTGGGGCTCGAGAAATGGTATCCAGCTCAGTGTCTGGTGCAAAGGACACAGTGGCCACTAGGGTCACAGGAGCAGTGGATGTGACCTGTGGGGCTGTGAAAAGCAGCGTGGACATGACCAAGTCCGCAATGACCAGCGGTGTTCAGTCAATCATGGGTTCCCGCGTGGGACAGATGGTGATTAGCGGAGTGGACAGGGTGCTGGTGAAGTCGGAGGCCTGGGCAGACAATCGCCTGCCCCTGACAGACACAGAACTAG CCCTGATTGCCACATCTCCAGAGGGCGCAGACATGGCCTCCCTGCAGCagcagagacaggaaaggagCTACTTTGTCAGGTTGGGCTCGCTCTCCGAGAGACTCCGCAACCAGGCCTATGAGCACTCCCTGGGCAAGCTGTGTAATGTCAGGCAGAGTGCACAGGACGCGCTGCAGCAGCTCGCACATGTGCTTAGCCTG ATGGAATCTGTGAAACAGGGTGTGGACCAGAggctggaggaggggcaggagaagCTGCACCAGATGTGGCTCACCTGGAATCAGAAGACCCCACAGGATGCCGAAAAGGACCCATCTAAGCCAGAG CAGGTGGAGGCCCAGGCACTCAGTGTGTTCAGGGACATCGCCCAGCAGCTTCAGAGCACGTGTGTGGCCCTGGGGGCCAGCATCCAAGGCCTGCCGAGCCACGTCAGGGAGCAGGCCCAGCAGGCGCGGAGCCAGGTGGATGACCTTCAGGCCACCTTCTCTGGCATCCACTCCTTCCAGGACCTCACAGCCAGTGTTCTTGCCCAAACTCGAGAGCACATAGCCAGAGCCCGAGATGCCCTTGAGCACACTGTGGAGTATGTGGCCCAGAACACTCCAGCCATGTGGCTGGTGGGCCCCTTTGCTCCTGGAATCACTGAGAAAGCCCCTGAAGAGAAGTAG
- the Arrdc5 gene encoding arrestin domain-containing protein 5 isoform X1, whose translation MGREHILAKKRLYLLVQGISEFRQRNLSENPLSVEAEKKVSYNCCSRGWVSLHVQMSKNTFVPGEKVTFTSEIRNHTGKYIKTVVFALYAHVQYEGFTPSAERRRRADSSELLRQMANARIPAFNSTTVVSAFNLPLVLSVSSGSQENEIMRTSYELVVTIHLPWSLSTVKAGLPIIITSAREDKANCPQVNELPYEDHLV comes from the exons atgggCCGGGAGCATATCCTGGCCAAGAAGAGGCTGTACCTGCTGGTCCAAGGGATTTCTGAATTCCGCCAGCGGAATCTAAGTGAG AACCCACTGTCTgtagaagctgagaagaaggtgtcaTACAACTGCTGCAGCCGGGGCTGGGTGAGCTTGCATGTGCAGATGAGCAAGAACACCTTCGTGCCCGGCGAGAAGGTGACATTCACATCAGAGATCCGCAATCACACGGGCAAGTACATCAAGACTGTGGTGTTCGCCCTCTATGCCCATGTGCAGTATGAGGGCTTCACGCCAAGTGCTGAGAGGCGCCGGCGGGCAGACAGCAGTGAGTTGCTGCGACAGATGGCCAATGCACGGATTCCAGCTTTCAACAGCACCACAGTGGTTAGCGCCTTCAACCTGCCCCTGGTTTTGTCTGTGAGCAGTGGCTCCCAGGAGAACGAGATCATGAGGACCAGCTATGAGCTTGTAGTCACTATCCACCTCCCCTGGTCCTTGTCAACGGTCAAAGCCGGGCTCCCCATAATCATCACCAGTGCCAGGGAAGACAAGGCCAACTGTCCCCAGGTGAATGAGTTACCATATGAGGATCATCTGGTTTGA